One genomic window of Pocillopora verrucosa isolate sample1 chromosome 8, ASM3666991v2, whole genome shotgun sequence includes the following:
- the LOC131792563 gene encoding cationic amino acid transporter 2-like — translation MASCLSAFTRKKFIDPKTLISTQLNRCLSIFDLTLLGIGSTLGAGIYVLAGDVARKDAGPSIVISFSIAAVASILSGLCYGEFGARVPKAGSAYVYSYVTIGELCAFVIGWNLLLEYVIGTSSVARAWSAYFDSIFDDRIQNFTLSNIGKIHVTGLAEYPDLLSVLIILILTGVLLVGIKKTSWFNTLFTGINLFIIIFIVCVGMYYAEMKNWTDDFVPYGGSGILAGAATCFYAFVGFDIIATAGEEARNPSRGIPISIVLALAFCFLAYFGVSAVLTLMWPYKDLPDGGTLPKVFELRGAPWAKYVIAIGALCGLTSSLLGALVPIPRMLYSMASDGVIFKFLAKVNPRTEIPVIATIISGVFSAFLALIFDLDSLVEMMSIGTLLAYSIVSLCVLILRYQPENIGLIKESSKQDGSLATPPHGPSESSPLLGNRGVQQPTPRTAQLALYGISASTLASVGLSAVIIYGSHALLQAKWWAIIIIVLMGLLMVGSTILLLWLPQNKVSLAFKVPCVPMLPQLSVFINLFLILKLSYLTWLRFAVWMVIGMSIYLFYGIRHSVEGETRRDGKQMS, via the exons ATGGCCTCCTGTCTTAGCGCTTTTACTCGGAAGAAATTCATCGATCCAAAGACTTTAATATCGACTCAACTCAACCGTTGTCTGTCGATTTTTGACCTGACACTTTTGGGTATAGGAAGTACCTTGGGAGCCGGTATATACGTGCTCGCCGGTGATGTCGCACGTAAAGACGCCGGGCCCAGCAtcgttatttcattttcaatcgcCGCCGTTGCGTCCATTCTTTCTGGCCTGTGCTATGGCGAGTTTGGAGCTCGGGTTCCTAAAGCTGGCTCGGCGTACGTCTACAGTTACGTGACGATAGGCGAGTTGTGTGCCTTTGTAATAGGATGGAACTTACTCTTAGAGTATGTCATTGGAACATCATCGGTCGCCCGAGCGTGGAGCGCAtattttgattcaatttttgaCGACAGGATTCAGAACTTTACCCTTTCAAACATCGGAAAAATACACGTCACAGGCCTTGCAGAATACCCGGACTTATTATCTGTACTGATAATTCTAATATTAACCGGAGTATTACTCGTCGGTATAAAGAAAACCTCCTGGTTCAACACCTTATTCACTGGAATCAATTTATTCATCATCATATTCATCGTGTGCGTTGGTATGTATTATGCAGAGATGAAGAACTGGACAGATGACTTTGTTCCTTATGGAGGGTCCGGGATCCTCGCGGGAGCTGCCACCTGCTTCTATGCCTTCGTTGGTTTTGATATTATCGCAACTGCCGGAGAGGAAGCAAGGAATCCTAGCAGAGGaataccaatttctatcgtCTTAGCCCTGG CGTTTTGTTTTCTGGCGTATTTCGGTGTGTCTGCCGTACTAACCCTAATGTGGCCCTACAAAGATCTTCCCGACGGAGGAACATTACCTAAGGTGTTCGAATTGAGAGGCGCACCCTGGGCCAAATATGTGATTGCTATCGGCGCCCTCTGTGGACTGACGTCATCTCTACTTGGGGCTCTGGTGCCAATACCTAGAATGCTGTATTCTATGGCGAGCGACGGCGTAATTTTCAA ATTTTTGGCTAAAGTGAACCCAAGGACAGAGATACCAGTGATTGCAACAATAATATCCGGGGTGTTTTCTGCATTTTTGGCTCTAATCTTTGACCTGGACTCGCTGGTAGAAATGATGTCTATCGGCACACTCTTAGCTTATTCCATAGTGTCGCTGTGTGTTTTAATCTTGAGATACCAGCCAGAAAATATTGGACTGATCAAAGAATCGAGCAAGCAAGATGGTAGCTTGGCCACACCTCCTCACGGCCCAAGCGAAAGTTCTCCGCTACTGGGTAACAGAGGAGTCCAACAACCAACGCCAAGGACTGCTCAATTAGCCCTCTATGGTATCAGTGCTAGTACCCTCGCTTCCGTGGGCCTCAGTGCTGTGATAATCTATGGCTCACACGCCTTGTTACAAGCCAAATGGTGGGcaatcattattattgtattaATGGGCCTGCTAATGGTTGGATCTACTATCCTGCTCCTGTGGCTGCCCCAGAATAAGGTGTCCCTGGCATTCAAGGTCCCCTGTGTTCCTATGTTACCTCAATTGTCCGTTTTCATCAACTTGTTTCTCATTTTGAAGCTCTCTTACCTGACATGGCTCAGATTCGCTGTTTGGATGGTAATTG GAATGAGCATCTATCTGTTCTATGGAATCCGCCACAGTGTGGAGGGTGAAACACGCAGAGATGGAAAACAGATGTCGTAG
- the LOC131792564 gene encoding eukaryotic translation initiation factor 4 gamma 2-like, which produces MYAQLCLRLSEEAPNFDDPGKTGNSTFRRLLLKQCEDEFNNRTKASQAFDKKDGPLTPEEEEQRSTIKRKVLGNIRFIGELYKYDMLHEAIVHRCIKQLLDKKKRASVADLSESMECLCYLMRTVGPRLDIPKAKSLMDQYFERTQQLLCRGDFPVRIRFMIEDVIELRNTKWIPRKAVHETGPKMIQQIRQEAWQNQGGRPGFPVPVHGHAPRNIPPHAPGNWMNHGIGRGAGRGSEHQQMSRGMNDVFVTDNGFRPSGPRFEEFGPGGVPPDRSGFGLRYHDDDYDQFAPRDPWADLSSAKQTTMSSNSAANNSKPTGGGWRPATRQNHMSSDGEISLRPARDSIAASQRPSVHVGGRSQTPPTQKQLDPLNRTTAPPIIEKAKKQNKPQAPSTADLHKQIENIVTDFLESKDVETATRAIKDIKGARYFTSLISQLFARSLGTEDQECFSQLFVSLHKSQLLTADMFIKGVSGVLEQHQDPQEEDLKIKKHMAQFMAKAVTQGILNLIEVSSLTENGNFHPTLLLCLKELEALKGPEWLVKEFTDSKLDLLPSLPEGERASENFMSILEKQSLVFLFPLLHIQADLYSKIEEDPTVTAIYKWVKDNVESSWHTNPEFINVLATCLLKYATKDSTLSEGLDPTQAPEKDWIEKEKAAMKKLLPLVEKFVHEKSELQVSVLYALQVFCHNHSFPKGMLLRMFVLLYDTEVVEEDAFLRWKEDVSEKHPGKGKALFQVNSWLTWLETADEEGTDSEPE; this is translated from the exons ATGTACGCCCAGCTGTGTCTGCGGCTTAGTGAAGAGGCACCAAACTTTGATGATCCTGGAAAAACTGGAAACTCG ACATTCCGACGTTTGCTTCTCAAACAGTGTGAGGATGAATTCAACAACAGAACCAAAGCTAGTCAAG cttttgataaaaaagatgGTCCACTTACACCGGAAGAGGAGGAACAACGGTCTACTATTAAGCGTAAAGTGTTGGGAAACATACGTTTCATTG GTGAACTCTATAAGTATGACATGTTGCATGAGGCCATTGTACACAGATGCATTAAGCAG CTGTTGGACAAGAAGAAGCGTGCTTCAGTGGCAGACTTGTCGGAGTCCATGGAGTGTCTCTGTTACTTGATGAGAACTGTGGGACCTAGACTGGACATTCCCAAAGCTAAG TCTCTGATGGATCAGTACTTTGAGCGCACCCAGCAGCTTTTATGCCGTGGGGACTTTCCAGTTCGCATAAGGTTCATGATTGAAGATGTCATAGAACTACGCAATACTAAG TGGATTCCACGGAAGGCTGTACATGAGACAGGGCCTAAAATGATTCAGCAGATTCGCCAAGAGGCCTGGCAG AATCAAGGTGGTAGACCTGGTTTCCCTGTTCCAGTTCATGGCCATGCACCTCGTAACATCCCACCACATGCTCCTGGTAACTGGATGAACCATGGAATAGGTAGAGGAGCTGGGAGAGGATCAGAGCACCAACAGATGAGCAGAGGCATGAATGATGTGTTTGTCACAGACAATGGATTTCGTCCCTCTGGTCCACGCTTTGAAGAATTTGGACCTGGTGGAGTACCCCCAGACAGGTCTGGGTTTGGTTTAAG gtatcatgatgatgattatgACCAATTTGCACCTCGGGACCCATGGGCTGATTTGTCATCAGCCAAACAAACAACCATGTCCTCCAATTCTGCAGCAAACAACTCAAAACCAACAGGAG GGGGATGGAGGCCAGCAACACGGCAAAATCATATGAGTTCAGATGGAGAG aTAAGTTTGCGGCCAGCAAGGGATTCAATTGCTGCGTCTCAGAGGCCTAGTGTACATGTAGGTGGCAGATCTCAAACCCCACCAACTCAAAAGCAACTG gATCCCTTAAACAGAACTACTGCTCCACCCATAATtgagaaagcaaagaaacaaaacaaaccacaaGCTCCTTCTACAGCTGATCTCCACAAGCAAATT GAGAACATTGTCACTGACTTTTTGGAGTCCAAGGATGTAGAAACTGCAACAAGAGCTATAAAGGATATCAAAGGAGCAAG GTATTTTACAAGCCTCATCAGTCAACTGTTTGCTAGAAGTCTTGGTACAGAAGATCAGGAATGTTTCAGTCAGCTCTTTGTTTCCTTGCACAAGTCACAGCTGTTAACAGCAGACATGTTTATCAAG GGAGTTTCAGGTGTGCTGGAGCAGCACCAAGACCCACAGGAAGAGGACCTGAAAATCAAGAAACATATGGCACAGTTCATGGCTAAAGCTGTAACACAG ggaattttgaatttaatcgAAGTGAGCTCCCTGACAGAAAATGGGAATTTCCACCCAACTCTCCTGTTGTGTCTAAAGGAACTAGAGGCCTTGAAAGGACCG GAGTGGCTAGTAAAAGAATTCACTGACAGCAAATTAGATCTGTTGCCTTCATTACCAG aGGGAGAAAGAGCAAGTGAGAATTTCATGTCCATTCTGGAAAAACAG AGTCTGGTATTCCTTTTCCCTCTCCTTCACATCCAAGCTGATCTTTATTCCAAAATCGAAGAAGATCCCACCGTCACTGCTATCTACAAATGGGTCAAG GATAACGTCGAGTCGTCGTGGCACACCAATCCGGAATTTATTAATGTGCTTGCCACTTG TTTGTTAAAATACGCCACTAAGGACAGTACCCTAAGTGAGGGCCTGGACCCTACACAGGCCCCAGAAAAGGACTGGATAGAGAAAGAGAAGGCGGCCATGAAGAAATTACTTCCTTTGGTGGAGAAGTTTGTTCACGAGAAAAGCGAATTGCAA GTCAGCGTATTGTATGCACTGCAAGTATTTTGTCACAACCACAGTTTTCCAAAAG GTATGTTGCTGCGCATGTTTGTGTTGTTGTACGATACAGAAGTTGTGGAGGAGGACGCGTTTTTGAGGTGGAAAGAAGATGTGAGTGAGAAGCATCCCGGCAAAGGAAAAGCTCTCTTTCAG gTTAACTCGTGGCTGACTTGGCTGGAAACCGCTGACGAAGAAGGAACAGACTCAGAACCCGAGTAA
- the LOC136282752 gene encoding melatonin receptor type 1B-B-like yields MFSVVAVACSSLVLTFIMAVGVAGNLLIVWIIKSSSRLKARSHILIANLAVADTLQSCNIFFMLVTAINGGYWMFGETICQITAFLTVEFVLASMLSLTTISINRYFKVMHEEKYDKIFTTKSIMIIISFIWTLPLMYAVPPLVGWSSYAFDPGKCLCLFRFRTKSSYAFFLVGTMTIPALVIICFAYFRVFQVVKLHRNRVWSLHFHQERSKLSSDEYKITSAVIIVVVSYIICFVPASVVNFIEILNSDFEFPLWLDFSSFVLIFVSHASNPLIYGFMNRQYRVSFLELLQKGSQTKRTRKNKSKRGDLHLQKHSPDPIMTSQALR; encoded by the coding sequence ATGTTTTCGGTGGTAGCTGTGGCATGTAGCAGCTTGGTTCTTACCTTCATAATGGCTGTCGGTGTGGCTGGAAATCTTCTCATTGTGTGGATTATCAAAAGTTCTTCAAGACTGAAAGCTAGAAGCCATATTTTGATAGCTAACCTCGCCGTCGCGGACACACTTCAGAGCTGCAACATATTCTTTATGCTTGTTACCGCTATAAATGGAGGGTACTGGATGTTTGGCGAAACTATTTGTCAAATCACAGCTTTCTTGACTGTGGAGTTTGTGCTCGCATCTATGCTCAGCTTAACAACCATCAGCATTAATCGATATTTCAAGGTTATGCATGAGGAAAAATACGACAAGATATTCACTACCAAGtctattatgattattatttcgTTCATTTGGACACTGCCTTTGATGTACGCTGTACCACCTTTGGTAGGCTGGTCGAGTTATGCTTTCGATCCTGGCAAATGCCTTTGCTTGTTTCGATTTCGCACGAAGAGTTCGTACGCATTTTTCCTAGTTGGCACAATGACCATTCCAGCTCTGGTAATTATCTGTTTCGCTTATTTCCGTGTTTTTCAAGTCGTGAAACTGCACAGAAACAGAGTTTGGAGTCTGCATTTTCATCAAGAACGAAGTAAACTGAGTTCAGATGAATATAAGATAACTTCTGCTGTTATAATAGTGGTTGTATCGTATATAATTTGCTTTGTTCCTGCTTCTGTTGTCAACTTCATCGAGATTTTAAACTCCGATTTTGAATTTCCTCTGTGGCTAGACTTCTCATCTTTTGTATTGATTTTCGTAAGTCATGCAAGCAACCCTCTCATTTACGGCTTCATGAATAGGCAGTACAGAGTGTCTTTTTTGGAATTACTACAGAAAGGGTCTCAAACAAAGAGAACCCGGAAGAATAAGAGCAAGAGGGGAGATCTGCATTTACAAAAACACTCTCCAGACCCGATAATGACATCTCAAGCTTTGAGATGA
- the LOC131792562 gene encoding protein lin-7 homolog C-like translates to MAAHEPLTLARDVNRAIELIEKLRSSGDIPPKKLEALQKVLQSEFCNAIREVYEHVYETVDIQGNPEVRAQATAKATIAAFAASEGHAHPRVVELPKNEEGLGFNVMGGREQNSPIYISRIIPGGVADRNGGLKRGDQLLSVNGVSVEGENHEKAVDLLKAAEGSVRLVVKYTPKLLEEMEAKFDRQRGSRRR, encoded by the exons ATGGCTGCTCATGAACCTCTAACGTTAGCTCGAG ATGTTAATCGTGCCATTGAGCTGATTGAAAAGCTACGCTCTA GTGGTGATATTCCTCCAAAGAAACTTGAAGCTTTGCAAAAAGTTCTTCAGAGTGAATTTTGTAATGCCATCCGTGAG GTGTATGAACATGTTTATGAGACTGTTGACATCCAAGGCAATCCTGAAGTGAGAGCTCAGGCCACAGCTAAG GCCACGATTGCTGCTTTTGCTGCAAGTGAAGGTCACGCACATCCCCGTGTGGTTGAACTTCCCAAG AATGAAGAAGGGCTTGGCTTTAATGTGATGGGTGGGAGAGAACAGAATTCTCCCATTTATATCTCTCGTATTATCCCAGGTGGTGTGGCTGACAG GAATGGTGGCTTGAAGCGTGGGGATCAGTTGCTCTCAGTCAATGGAGTG agtGTTGAAGGAGAAAATCATGAGAAAGCTGTTGACCTTTTGAAAGCAGCTGAAG GAAGTGTCCGTCTAGTTGTGAAGTATACACCAAAAC TGCTGGAGGAAATGGAGGCCAAATTTGATAGACAGCGTGGGTCTCGTAGGCGCTG A